Part of the Cytophagia bacterium CHB2 genome, GGAATGCCGTTCAGGCCCTGCACGAGATGCGTCAACTCGTGGCCGATAGTATTGTAGGTCACTTTGCGCGCACGCAACCGGATCAAGTTTTGTTCGCGAATGGCTGCGCCGAGATGAGTCCGGGTATACCCAACTGTAATGGTTTGGCCCTCGAGTTCCGGGAAATGCCGCAGCGCATTGTGCAGCATGACAACCAAACGCCGGTTCAGGCGCTTTTTCATGTTGGGCGTGTAACGGAACGGCATAAGGGCTATGGCAATGGGTGAAAGAGTACCGCAAAGATCGCCCCGCGAACAAAGCGCGATTGCAATCATCGATCATCAATTCTCAATCATCAAATTTCAATAGACCGGCACCGAGGGATCGACCTGCTGCGACCAAACCGTAATGCCGCCGCGCAAATTCATCACACTCGTGAAGCCTTGCTGTTCGAGAAAGCGGCTAACTTGCATGCTGCGGCCGCCATGATGACAATACACGACGATGGTATCCTCGGGACTCAGCTCGGAAATCCGGTGGGGAACTTGGCGCATGGGAATGTGCAGCGAACCGGCAATGCGACAATAATCCACCTCGTGTTGTTCGCGAACATCGAGCAAAATGATTTTCTCGCCCTGCTCGCGGCGCTGGTGCAGCTCATGTGGCTCAATTTGCTTCATCTTTTCTCCGCAATTGTTACCTGTAGCGTGAAAGGCGAAGCGGAAAATAGTGAAATCAAGCCCAGCAAGTCAAGCAAAAGAGCGCTTGCTTTTGCGTGGGAGGAGATTTACTTTAAGAGCAATCTTCCAAACAAAAAGAGAGACAGCAGCCATGGCGCAAAAGACGAATGAGTGGAACGTGA contains:
- a CDS encoding sulfurtransferase, producing the protein MKQIEPHELHQRREQGEKIILLDVREQHEVDYCRIAGSLHIPMRQVPHRISELSPEDTIVVYCHHGGRSMQVSRFLEQQGFTSVMNLRGGITVWSQQVDPSVPVY